The following DNA comes from Corynebacterium lizhenjunii.
GCGGCGCTGCCGGGTATGCCGCCTGCCCTTGGAAACTCCCCGGCAACGATCCTTGGGCAGGCACGAGGAGTGCGATGGCGGGATGAGCGAGGACATTTTTTCCGCACTACGCGTGTGGCGGTCTGAGCGCGCCCGCCATGACCAGGTCCCGCCGTACATCATCTTTACTGATGCCACTCTCATGGCCATTGCAGAGCAGCTGCCCCAAGACCAAGCGGAGCTGCTATCCATCAGCGGCATTGGCGAGGTCAAACTAGCCAACTACGGTGCGGAAGTCCTGCAGGTCCTGGCGCAGTTCAGCGAGCATGCCACTGGCAGGGGCGAGTCACAGGGGCGTTAGGTTGCCGGGGGCATCGGCAGTGTCAGCATTAAAGCACGCAGGGCAGCGCGGGTGGGGGTCGAAGAAGTGCTGCTGAGTGCGCCCGTGAACGTCAACGTCATCGGTGCGCCCCGGACTCCACAGCACCGGTAAGGCACCGGGAAGTGAGGGCCGACCCACCAGGGAGCGCACCGCGACCACGGTATGGGCAATCGCGGCTGCTCCCACGACTATGTCTGGCTCCGGGACAGGGCTTATCTGGTTGGTGACCTGGGCCCACAGGGGGTCTAATTCGGTGCGGTAGAGACCAAAACACAATGGGCAAGGGCCTTGTCCGTTGATGTGCGCCGGGCCCAGCAGCACCCGGGTGTCGAAGGCGGCGACCGGCAGCCAGGTGTGCGTGGTGCGGTGCAGCAAGGTGGATAGTTCTTCTACCTCGCTCCATTGATCCACCACCACCACAGGAATCTGCTTGCGCGCCAGAGCTAAAAAGGGCTGGAGTTGCGTGCCTCTGCGCGGCTGGTGCACGAGAAAGTCATCTGCGCGCAATGCCCCGGCCAATAGAGACGCCAATGGGCTGGAGCCCACGAGGAAGATGTGATCTCTGGGGGTCACGGGGACCCACACCCCGAAGCGGACGAGCTCTTCAAATAAACTGTCAGCTGCGGCTTTGCTCAACCCGGCGGATTCCAGCGCGTGGCTAAACTCCTCGGCGCGCAGAGGACCCACCAAGCCCTGCAGAATCTGCGCCACCAGCGGGGCAGGGGTGATTTCAATGATGCCCGCCCGGGTAGCATCCACACCACATTGGAGTGCGTGGAAGTCGCGCGGGTAAAACCCGACCCCTGGTGCTTGGGTATAGAACTCTTCCATGCGTGGCCTCCCCCGAAGAAGTGTGACTAAAGCGGCCAGCCCCGGCAATCCGGGGCCGCGATACCGCCGGTTGCTCCTATTTCAGCACAAGACAGGCGCGTTGTCACTCCTTTTTTAGCCCCAGTGGGGCTACCCGCTGCAGCTTGGCCTGCGTTATCATCCCGGAGGGCAGGGAGACTTGCTGCGGCCGGAGAGACTTGCTGCAGCGGGCAAGTGGTTAGTCCTGCTTATCGTTGGGGTCTGGGTCTTCGTCGTCTTCGTCCCGGCTATCGTCGGCAGTCTGAGCCTGGTCCTGTTCCTTGCTGGTGCCGTCTTGCTGGAGCAGCATCTGCTCGAGCTTGGCAAACTCCTCCTCGAAGTCATCCGTGGGGGCATCATCAAGAAGGCTGTCAATGAAGGCGGCCGGATTATCTAGGTGCTCAGCAGTGGGCAGGAAGTCCGGGTGCTCCCAGACGCTATCGCGGCGGGTGGCACCCACCGCGTTGGTGGAGCGGCGCCACAGTTCGGCAGCTTGGCCAACCTGCGGAGCGGAGATTTCTACGCTAACCACTTGGGCTAGGGCGTGCTCGGCGGAACCACCGGAGGCGGTGCGCCGCGCCCAGGCAGCGGCCATCGTGGTAGTGGACGGTAGGCGCTGCGATAGTGCGTTGTAGACCACCACGTCCACCCACCCTTCCACCAGGGCTAGCAGAGTTTCTAGGCGAGCGGTGGCGGCAGCATTATTAGAAGAAATGCGGGGGGTCAAATCCATCCCCTGCAGCTTATTCAACGCTTCCTGGATAGCTGCTGGATCTCCAGACTGTAGGTCTAGCTCCCGGGCGGCTTCCTCAATATGGGAGGTATCAATGCTCACGCCCAGGGCGTATTCCTCCACGGAGGAGACAATCCGCTCTACCAGCCACGGCACCTGGCTAAACAACCGCTGCCGGGCCGCCTCCCGCGCAGCCACATAAACCAGCACTTCTTGTGCAGGAACGTCTAAGTCTTTGGCTATGGCGGTGATGTTGTGCGGCAGCAGCGCGGTGGTACCAGCAGGGGAGACTGGAAGGCCAAAGTCGGCGCCGGTAAGTGCCTGCTGTGCCAGGCGGGCAAGGGCGCCGCCTACCTGCATGCCGGTGTTCATCCCGGAGAACTGTTGCATCATCGACGACATCGGGCCCATCATCTCCCGGGCCTCTTCCGGCAACGAGTCCAACTGGGCCTCGTTCAAATGTTGAGCCACGGGGGTGACCAGTCGCTGCCACTGGGGCAGCGTGGCCTCTAGCCAGTCAGCCGCATTCCACGCCTGAACCTCGGTAGAAGCTGCGGGCAACGAGGTAGCGTCATCCAACCACAGCTCCGCCAGACGCGTTGCCTCTTGTACCGCGTTGCGGTCCGCAGGGCTGACAGCCCCGGCGTTGCCCAGCTGCTGCATGGCTATGCGCTTAGCCAGGTCAAAGTTCACCGGCCCTGCGTTTTCCGGCGAGTTCATGGAAGAGCCCATGCCGGAGAGCATTTGTCCGAATTGATTGAGGATATCGCCTAAGCCGCCAGGGCCGCCTTGCCCGGACCCAGACCCGGATGCACCGGATCCCCCGGCGGGCCCGCCAATGTTAAACGCCCCAAAAGGCCCAAAGCCAAAGGCTCCAAAGGGGTTGTTATTGCGGCGGTCCTCGCCGTCATCATCATTGTTGGGAAAGTTAAATCCGAATCCGTTGCTCATGCTTAACCAATGTACCTGGGCTCACGCCAGCCCAACCACCCTGTTTAGGCGCCAAGTGCAACGCTGAAAGCGATCACGGGTAGGCTAGGCAACCGTGAATACAGCCCGCCACCGTCGCACGCGCACCCTGGCTTGGGGAGCGCTACCACTGCTCTTACTCACCGCGGCGCTGTCTGTAGACCACATTCCGCTTGCCGATGTCCCTTTGACGGTGCCCTATGCCGCAGAAGGCCCTGGCCCCACGGTGGACACCTTGGGAGAGGTAGAGGGCATCCCAGTGGTTGACGTGCGCGCCCCGGAGGTTGACACCCCGGCTGGTCAATTGCGCATGACGACGGTCTCCGTGCGCACCAATATGACCTTGCCGCAGCTTATCGGCCGCTGGCTGACTACGGATGACACCATTGTCCCTGCGGAGCAGATCTTCCCTAAAGGCGCGACCCGAGAAGAAATCGAAGAGGCCAACAAGGCGGCTTTTTCACAGTCAGAGTCAGCCGCAACAGTGGCCGCCATGGACTGGCTGCACCTTCCGGTCAAGACAGTTATCGCTGACGTCATCAAGGACTCCCCAGCCCAGGGGCATATCCGCCCAGACGATGTGTTGCTGCAAGTAGATGGCAAGCGCGTGGCCAAGCCGGGGCAAGCTCAAGAACTCATAGCGGCCCTCGCGCCGGGGGACCAGGTGGAGCTGCTGCTCGAGCGCGACGGCAAAGAGATCACCGTGCGCCCCACCCTTGGTGAAAACGAACACGACCCCGGAAAAGCGTTGCTGGGGGTCTATATGGCGGCCCACCCGGTGGATGACATTGAGGTTAGCTATAACCTCCAAGACGTCGGCGGACCTTCTGCGGGCATGATGTTTACCCTGGCTGTGATTGATAAGCTCACGCCGGGGGACCTTACTGGCGGCCACGTGGTGGCGGGCACCGGTACCATCGATCCGGACGGCACTGTGGGGCCCATCGGCGGCATTGTCCACAAGGCGCGCGCTGCTCGCGATGCCGGTACGGAGCTCTTTTTGAGCCCCAGCGACAATTGCGCGGAGGTGCTCAGCCGCGACACGGGCAACATGGTGGTTGCCGCAGTGGATACGCTGGATGATGCCGTCACGGCCATCGAGTCCTTTGCCAAAGGCGAAGAGGTACGCACCTGCGGCTCAGCCTAAACTGCTCAGCCTAGACTTCCGCCAGCCCGGCAACTCCCTTCCAGGCCTGCGCACTCCCGCCAGGCCGGGAAGCGCTGCTAGGGCAGCAGCTCCAGCTCGGTAATCTTCGCCTTCGGGTCTTCTTGGTCCGTAGAGATCATCTGCTGCATCACCAAACCCTCGGTGTTATCCACCACGGTCAAAACGGCAGTGGTGCCCAAGGTAGACCAGCCCACCAGGCGGTCACCGTCGTTGTAGAGCAGCCGGGAAGAGCTTAGTTCTTCTAGCACCTGCGTGGACTGGGCGGCTTTGGACTCAGAGTCGAAGAACTGGAACTGGCCCACCTTGTGCCCGGAGCAGTTGTAGGAGCCCTTCAGCCCGGCAGAATCGCAGGAGCTGAACTTCTCAAACAAACTACGCGGGGCCAGTGGGCTGAAGATTTCGTAGGCATCTGCCACGGACTCCGCCATGAACTCCCCGGGTGCTTCGCTGCTGCTTGCCTGCGCCGATGCCCCCTCAGACGTCTCTGCCGATGTCCCCGCCGCTGCCGGCTCGCTTTCGCTAGACGTAGCACTCGCGGAGCTTTCTGCGCTCGCACTCGTGGTGGCCTCAGTAGTAGAGGTCTGTGTGGCTGCCACGGTGGAGGTGGTGGTCACAGGCGCGGAAGAGGCGGTATCGGCAGACTCGGGCGCAGACTCGTCACTCCCGCAAGCAACCAGACCAACTGTGGCCACAGCAACGGTAGCTAGTGCCACACCGTGGCGGGCAGTTTTGAAGCGATGGGCATGACGGCGCACGGGGCCTCCTGAAAAACTTGATAGCAAACTTTTTATGGCGCTCTTGTACCGCAATGTGAACGACGTTGCGCAACTGCTCCCAGTTTAAACCAGCTGGTCCGGATCCTGCTCAAGGCCATAGCGCAGTGCTGCCAGCACCCCCGGCGCCACGCCAGGGCCGCCGCGCAATTCAATATCATCCTGAGCAAAGGGGCCGCGGGCCTCCAGTTCAGCCTCTGTGGGCCGCAACTGCAGCAAAGTCTGCTCCACGTCCTCTGGGCGCAATACGCCGCTAAAGAGCCGTGCCGGGCGGGGCTGCTGGGCCTCCGGACCAGTAGCGGAGGTATCCCGGAACAGGATTTCTTGGGCCAAGATGACCCCGGCTACCTGCGGCGGCCAGGCGAGGCGGGCCACATAGTCCGCCAGCTCCTCAGAACCGGGCTCCAGGTGCTCAGGAAGATTGTCTTGCACCACGAGGGACAAGGGGGCATCGGCAGACACAGCCTCTGGGTCCGGGAGGGAATCCAGCAGCAGCTCTGTGGGCACCAGCGCAAAAAGGGTAGGGGCGGCATCCCACCCTTCGGCGTGGACAAACTCCACAGCCTCGCGCATAGCGCGGTTTAAAGCAGGCTGGGTAAAGGCTGGGGAACTCATGGGCCTCCTCATGCGTTACAAAGAGTGGTACTTCCTGTCAGCGGGAAGTCTATATCGGATTAGTCCATCACATCACGAGCAACGATTGGAGCTGGCGTTGGCCACAGGATATCCCCAACCCGCTGCCCCTTTGAAACGCCCCCCGCGGGCACTGAGCTGGGCCGTTACCCTCATTGCGGTTCTGCTTTTCCTCGGCCCCATGGCCGTGGGCTTTTATACGGACTGGAAGTGGTTCGGTGCAATTGACTATCGCGGGGTATTTACCACCGTCATCGTGGCCCGCATAGTTATCTTCCTCATCGGGGCGCTGCTGGGTGGGCTTATCACCTGGGCTGCCGCATTCTTTGTGTGGCGCGGCCGCCCAGAGGAGCTGGACATGGGCGCCCTAGACTCGCCCATTCACGCCTACCGCAGCGCGATTGAAAGGTCGGTGCGCTCCTTCCTGGCCTTCGTGCCGCTGCTGGTGGGCTTGGCCACCGGTTTCTTGATGCAGGTAAACTGGCGGGCTTTCTTGCTGTTTATTAACTCCCAGGAATTCGGCGTCCAGGACGCCCAATTTGGGCAGGACCTGGGCTTTTACGCGTTCCAGCTGCCCGTGTTCAAGCTACTGGTCTCCACCTTGTCGCTATTGGTGATGTTGGCGTTCTTGCTGGCGCTGGCCGGGCACTACATGCTGGGCGGGATTCGTATTGGTTCGCGTGCGGCCGGGGTGCGGGGGACAGTAACCCCAGCCGCTCGCATGCAGCTGGCGATCACCGGTGGCCTGTGGATGTTGCTGCAGGTAGCTGGCTATTGGCTGGAGCGCTATGAGCTGCTCTACAAG
Coding sequences within:
- a CDS encoding PPA1309 family protein, coding for MSSPAFTQPALNRAMREAVEFVHAEGWDAAPTLFALVPTELLLDSLPDPEAVSADAPLSLVVQDNLPEHLEPGSEELADYVARLAWPPQVAGVILAQEILFRDTSATGPEAQQPRPARLFSGVLRPEDVEQTLLQLRPTEAELEARGPFAQDDIELRGGPGVAPGVLAALRYGLEQDPDQLV
- a CDS encoding zinc-dependent metalloprotease; the encoded protein is MSNGFGFNFPNNDDDGEDRRNNNPFGAFGFGPFGAFNIGGPAGGSGASGSGSGQGGPGGLGDILNQFGQMLSGMGSSMNSPENAGPVNFDLAKRIAMQQLGNAGAVSPADRNAVQEATRLAELWLDDATSLPAASTEVQAWNAADWLEATLPQWQRLVTPVAQHLNEAQLDSLPEEAREMMGPMSSMMQQFSGMNTGMQVGGALARLAQQALTGADFGLPVSPAGTTALLPHNITAIAKDLDVPAQEVLVYVAAREAARQRLFSQVPWLVERIVSSVEEYALGVSIDTSHIEEAARELDLQSGDPAAIQEALNKLQGMDLTPRISSNNAAATARLETLLALVEGWVDVVVYNALSQRLPSTTTMAAAWARRTASGGSAEHALAQVVSVEISAPQVGQAAELWRRSTNAVGATRRDSVWEHPDFLPTAEHLDNPAAFIDSLLDDAPTDDFEEEFAKLEQMLLQQDGTSKEQDQAQTADDSRDEDDEDPDPNDKQD
- a CDS encoding YlbL family protein, with the translated sequence MNTARHRRTRTLAWGALPLLLLTAALSVDHIPLADVPLTVPYAAEGPGPTVDTLGEVEGIPVVDVRAPEVDTPAGQLRMTTVSVRTNMTLPQLIGRWLTTDDTIVPAEQIFPKGATREEIEEANKAAFSQSESAATVAAMDWLHLPVKTVIADVIKDSPAQGHIRPDDVLLQVDGKRVAKPGQAQELIAALAPGDQVELLLERDGKEITVRPTLGENEHDPGKALLGVYMAAHPVDDIEVSYNLQDVGGPSAGMMFTLAVIDKLTPGDLTGGHVVAGTGTIDPDGTVGPIGGIVHKARAARDAGTELFLSPSDNCAEVLSRDTGNMVVAAVDTLDDAVTAIESFAKGEEVRTCGSA
- a CDS encoding beta-N-acetylglucosaminidase, with product MRRHAHRFKTARHGVALATVAVATVGLVACGSDESAPESADTASSAPVTTTSTVAATQTSTTEATTSASAESSASATSSESEPAAAGTSAETSEGASAQASSSEAPGEFMAESVADAYEIFSPLAPRSLFEKFSSCDSAGLKGSYNCSGHKVGQFQFFDSESKAAQSTQVLEELSSSRLLYNDGDRLVGWSTLGTTAVLTVVDNTEGLVMQQMISTDQEDPKAKITELELLP